The following are encoded together in the Candidatus Hydrogenedentota bacterium genome:
- a CDS encoding V-type ATP synthase subunit B, producing MNSRASTAETSNRQLLDEREYFGLDEVSGPIVAVSGIHNVGYNELAEVVDRNGNSRLGMTLEVSEGAAVIQIFEGTAGLKLADTRVRFRGHPLNLAVSEEMLGRAFDGLGRPYDGGPETVGEDRNVNGLPVNPTARDYPRKFIQTGISAIDGMNTLVRGQKLPVFSGSGLPHRQLVAQITRQAKIVGENIPFAVVFAGMGIKHDEARFYLKNFEESGAMERVVAFLSLADAPSVERLMTPRIALTAAEYLAFDLGMHVLVILTDMTNYCEALREISTQRQEIPSRKGYPGYLYSDLASIYERAGMLRDKPGSITQIPVVTMPNDDISHPIPDLSGFITEGQIVLDRDLDQRGIYPPIAGLPSLSRLMKDGIGEGMTREDHAHLASQLFASYAHVKEIRSLASVIGEEELTALDRTYLEFGELFERRFLSQGLDEDRSIEQTLDLGWEILQTLPREELHRITEEEVRKYYGK from the coding sequence ATGAACTCACGAGCATCTACGGCTGAAACCTCGAATCGCCAGCTGCTGGACGAACGCGAGTACTTCGGGCTTGACGAAGTCTCGGGGCCGATTGTCGCCGTCAGCGGGATCCACAATGTGGGCTATAACGAGCTCGCGGAGGTCGTCGACCGCAACGGGAACAGCCGCCTCGGCATGACGCTGGAAGTCTCCGAAGGGGCCGCCGTGATTCAGATCTTCGAGGGCACGGCCGGGCTGAAGCTTGCCGACACGCGCGTGCGTTTTCGCGGCCATCCGTTGAACCTCGCGGTCTCCGAGGAGATGCTGGGGCGGGCGTTCGACGGTCTGGGCCGTCCGTACGACGGGGGGCCCGAGACCGTCGGAGAAGACCGCAATGTCAACGGCCTTCCCGTGAACCCGACCGCGCGAGACTACCCGCGCAAGTTCATCCAGACCGGTATCTCGGCCATCGACGGCATGAACACGCTTGTGCGCGGCCAGAAGCTGCCCGTGTTTTCGGGCAGCGGCCTGCCCCACCGTCAACTCGTCGCCCAGATAACGCGCCAAGCGAAAATCGTTGGGGAAAACATCCCGTTCGCGGTCGTCTTCGCCGGCATGGGCATCAAGCACGACGAAGCCCGGTTCTACCTCAAGAATTTCGAGGAATCCGGGGCGATGGAACGCGTGGTTGCGTTTCTCAGCCTTGCCGACGCGCCGTCCGTGGAACGCCTCATGACCCCGCGGATCGCGCTGACAGCCGCCGAGTACCTCGCGTTTGACCTCGGCATGCACGTGCTGGTAATCCTGACCGATATGACCAACTACTGCGAAGCCTTGCGCGAAATCTCCACCCAGCGGCAGGAAATCCCGAGCCGGAAAGGGTACCCCGGCTACCTCTACAGCGACCTGGCGAGCATTTACGAACGGGCCGGCATGCTGAGAGACAAACCAGGCTCGATTACCCAGATACCCGTCGTCACGATGCCCAACGACGACATTTCGCATCCGATTCCCGACCTTTCGGGCTTCATCACGGAAGGCCAGATCGTGTTGGACCGGGATCTCGATCAGCGCGGCATCTATCCGCCCATTGCGGGCCTTCCCTCGCTCTCGCGCCTCATGAAAGACGGAATAGGGGAGGGGATGACCCGGGAAGACCACGCACACCTTGCCAGCCAGCTCTTTGCCTCTTATGCGCACGTAAAGGAAATCCGTTCTCTCGCCTCTGTCATTGGCGAAGAAGAGCTGACGGCGCTCGACCGCACCTACTTGGAATTCGGGGAGCTCTTCGAGCGCCGCTTCTTGTCCCAAGGTCTCGATGAAGACCGTTCGATCGAGCAGACACTCGACCTCGGATGGGAGATTCTGCAGACGCTTCCACGCGAGGAACTGCATCGGATCACGGAAGAGGAAGTCAGAAAGTACTACGGGAAATAA
- a CDS encoding V-type ATP synthase subunit D has translation MPGQQIAPTRTNLLRLKAELAFARSGYELLEQKREILVLELKRFTARAIEAQRKVDQHLAAAYAALREAQFATGVSGVASASNAVNVEPVMNLRERRVMGVSLPAVELTLRDNPPYYGPSGTSVWTDEAVQRFKDALGSIAVLAECRISVIRLAREIQKTIRRVNALERVFIPDYQDSLHHVEGALEEADREAFFVLKLIKDRLEAQGR, from the coding sequence ATGCCTGGCCAACAGATAGCACCAACACGGACCAATCTTCTGCGCCTCAAAGCCGAGCTCGCCTTTGCCCGCTCGGGATACGAACTGCTTGAGCAGAAGCGCGAGATTCTGGTCCTCGAACTCAAACGGTTCACCGCCCGCGCCATCGAGGCGCAACGAAAAGTCGATCAGCATCTGGCCGCGGCCTATGCTGCCCTTCGGGAAGCGCAATTCGCCACGGGCGTCTCGGGCGTCGCCTCCGCAAGCAACGCGGTCAATGTCGAACCGGTCATGAATCTCCGGGAGCGCAGGGTCATGGGCGTCTCGCTCCCCGCAGTGGAGCTCACGCTCCGAGACAATCCGCCCTACTACGGCCCCAGCGGCACCTCCGTTTGGACGGACGAGGCCGTTCAGCGGTTCAAAGATGCGCTCGGGTCCATCGCCGTCCTGGCGGAATGCCGGATTTCCGTGATTCGGCTTGCGCGCGAGATCCAAAAGACCATTCGCCGCGTCAACGCGCTCGAACGGGTATTCATTCCCGACTACCAAGACAGCCTGCACCATGTGGAAGGCGCGCTCGAGGAAGCGGACCGCGAAGCTTTCTTTGTCCTCAAGCTGATCAAGGACCGCCTCGAAGCCCAGGGGAGATAG
- a CDS encoding universal stress protein, which yields MAVFPHFGKALVYIETNERGLEAARYAIACAKRTGGELHAVAVVNERILEELTKARVFLKEEGLDLRRDVEEDGKRYLALVQRLAHEKEVRVTTELLHGVVHREILDKAREINASIIILGEIEESLSRKDTTFNESERVLCDARCPVLIVKGRRLVKDFFDSA from the coding sequence ATGGCAGTTTTCCCGCACTTTGGAAAAGCCTTGGTCTATATCGAGACCAACGAACGCGGTCTCGAGGCCGCGCGCTACGCCATCGCCTGCGCAAAGCGAACCGGCGGGGAACTCCACGCCGTTGCCGTGGTCAACGAGCGAATTCTCGAGGAACTCACCAAAGCTCGAGTATTCCTGAAGGAAGAGGGACTCGATCTCAGGCGCGATGTCGAGGAAGACGGCAAACGGTATCTTGCGCTCGTACAAAGGCTTGCCCACGAGAAAGAAGTTCGTGTCACTACGGAACTCCTTCACGGCGTGGTTCATCGCGAAATCCTTGACAAGGCCAGGGAGATCAACGCTAGCATAATTATTCTTGGGGAAATCGAGGAATCCCTGAGCCGGAAAGACACCACATTCAACGAATCTGAGCGTGTTCTCTGCGACGCCCGGTGTCCTGTTCTCATTGTAAAGGGCAGACGCCTGGTGAAGGACTTTTTTGACTCTGCATAA
- a CDS encoding PTS sugar transporter subunit IIA, producing MKMVLKELLKADTIRIDIDQLDKWSAIERLADLLVDSGKAADRAALVDAIVNREKQGSTGLGNGIAIPHARTDGVREVVAALGISGPGMDFDSADGKPCHLIFLIAAPLRESTKYLEALAAVASLGERASLVSQLKSARSVDDVLAFFDVFRHRAD from the coding sequence ATGAAGATGGTACTGAAGGAACTACTTAAGGCAGACACCATCCGGATCGACATAGACCAGCTCGACAAGTGGTCGGCCATCGAACGGCTCGCCGACCTGCTCGTTGACAGCGGGAAGGCCGCCGACCGCGCGGCCCTTGTCGATGCGATTGTGAACCGGGAGAAGCAAGGCAGCACGGGCCTCGGCAACGGCATCGCGATTCCCCACGCCCGCACCGACGGTGTTCGAGAAGTCGTCGCCGCTCTCGGCATCTCAGGTCCCGGCATGGATTTCGATTCGGCCGACGGAAAACCCTGCCACCTCATTTTCCTTATCGCCGCCCCGCTGCGCGAATCGACGAAATATCTCGAGGCCTTGGCGGCCGTAGCGTCGCTCGGAGAGCGTGCGAGTTTGGTCTCCCAATTGAAATCTGCACGCTCCGTAGACGACGTTCTCGCCTTCTTCGACGTTTTCCGGCACCGGGCGGATTGA
- a CDS encoding glycoside hydrolase family 20 zincin-like fold domain-containing protein, with the protein AMFYAAGGGEEYGEIAFRNLTWMAYHTDDDGCPGEITGFYGRLRRAGWQTDSHCDKLINFADAFAVLPEWAEAKDFPAQAAVEDGQGRLADLSQGVIVVPEDSGILAKAADMLSDEIERRTGVRLPQAPEQPVDARPAIVLGAAAQPGGAAPPAGLVVPDKADGYALWVDSARPEAPVVHLRGHDPRGTLFAVGRFLRIAELDAGKVAVAAGLKESSAPAYPIRGHQLGYRDTPNAFDAWETPEFEQYLRDLVIFGTNAVEFTTSLYPDEPKGPLMSKTTWEMTAEWSKVLEEYGIDCWIWQEIPSEVDVGKPDEAGHLLERWRALLESLTGLDAVFVPGGDGGLTPAPVLMPFLERLAPLIQEIHPGATLWVSNQTFEDPENDFFFEYLQKQQPGWLDGVVYGPWTKMSLHEMRERTPKRYPIRHYPDITHNVRCQYPVQDWDRVFAHAVNREAPNPRPRDMRHIARFSQADTGNFVTYSEGVNDDLNKIVWSAVGWAPDMPIKDILLEYGRVFFGGQEAEPIAKGLRMLEDNWRGPVAENLGIEAALRHWRALELRNPEMVQSNWRFQMYLLRAYCDAYLRRRAIVEARCESRACSVLLHASEFGSETAISKARAELAAAERDSDSWTYRYRIEELCQLLFDTIGMQLSIHPPYLAKNPERGAVLDTIDCPLNNRVWMEAQFREILALKDTAAQTWRLTSIANWEHPVRNRERPLAGIFYDDLGNPFNQPHVLRETAWEADPGYVNSVQCEYSFATDNISLKPSACRLSWLDQGQTLYGQPLRMRYEGLEPGTSYVLRVTYAGRFRSTMRLVADGVQEIHGWLPQPKVLEPIDFDVPPEAAADGVLELEWQLSKEKERWLWHRPPNRGCQVAEVWLLKK; encoded by the coding sequence GCGATGTTCTATGCAGCGGGGGGCGGCGAGGAATATGGTGAAATCGCCTTCCGGAACCTCACGTGGATGGCGTATCACACCGACGACGACGGCTGTCCCGGCGAAATCACCGGTTTCTACGGGCGGCTGCGGCGCGCGGGATGGCAGACAGACAGTCACTGCGACAAGCTGATCAACTTTGCCGACGCCTTTGCCGTCCTGCCGGAATGGGCAGAAGCAAAAGACTTTCCGGCCCAAGCCGCGGTCGAGGACGGCCAGGGAAGACTCGCCGACCTCTCGCAGGGCGTCATTGTGGTCCCTGAAGATTCCGGCATTCTCGCCAAAGCGGCGGACATGCTGTCCGACGAGATCGAACGCCGGACGGGTGTCCGGCTACCCCAAGCGCCGGAACAGCCTGTAGACGCGCGCCCGGCCATCGTCCTTGGCGCCGCCGCCCAACCAGGCGGCGCGGCGCCCCCAGCAGGTCTGGTTGTCCCGGATAAAGCGGACGGCTATGCGCTCTGGGTGGATTCGGCGCGTCCCGAAGCGCCGGTAGTCCACTTGAGGGGCCACGATCCGCGCGGCACGTTGTTCGCGGTGGGCCGGTTTCTGCGAATCGCGGAATTGGACGCGGGCAAGGTCGCAGTCGCCGCCGGCCTGAAGGAATCCTCCGCGCCGGCATACCCGATACGCGGCCACCAGCTCGGATACCGGGACACGCCCAATGCTTTCGACGCATGGGAAACGCCCGAGTTCGAGCAATATCTGCGCGACCTGGTCATTTTCGGCACTAACGCCGTGGAGTTCACCACGTCGCTTTATCCCGACGAGCCCAAGGGGCCTCTTATGTCCAAGACCACGTGGGAAATGACCGCGGAATGGTCGAAAGTGCTTGAGGAATACGGCATCGACTGCTGGATCTGGCAAGAGATCCCTTCGGAAGTCGATGTGGGCAAACCGGACGAGGCCGGCCATCTGCTTGAACGCTGGCGCGCATTGCTGGAGAGCCTGACGGGTCTCGATGCCGTGTTCGTCCCCGGTGGCGACGGCGGCCTGACGCCCGCGCCGGTACTGATGCCGTTCCTCGAGCGTTTGGCCCCGCTCATTCAGGAAATACACCCTGGCGCCACACTCTGGGTTTCCAATCAGACGTTCGAGGACCCCGAGAACGACTTCTTCTTCGAATACCTGCAGAAGCAGCAGCCGGGATGGCTGGACGGCGTGGTGTATGGCCCCTGGACCAAGATGTCGCTGCACGAAATGCGCGAGCGAACGCCCAAGCGCTATCCCATACGTCACTATCCCGACATCACGCACAACGTACGGTGCCAATACCCGGTGCAGGACTGGGATCGCGTGTTCGCCCACGCCGTGAACCGCGAGGCGCCGAATCCCAGGCCGCGCGACATGCGCCACATTGCCCGGTTCTCCCAGGCGGATACCGGCAATTTCGTGACCTATTCGGAAGGCGTGAACGACGACCTTAACAAGATCGTATGGAGCGCAGTGGGCTGGGCTCCGGACATGCCCATCAAAGACATTCTGCTCGAGTACGGCCGGGTCTTCTTCGGCGGGCAGGAAGCCGAACCCATCGCCAAAGGCTTGCGCATGCTCGAAGACAATTGGCGGGGGCCCGTCGCGGAGAATCTCGGGATCGAGGCGGCGTTGCGGCATTGGCGCGCGCTCGAGTTGCGCAATCCGGAAATGGTTCAGTCGAATTGGCGCTTCCAGATGTACCTGTTGCGGGCCTACTGCGACGCCTACCTGCGGCGCCGGGCCATCGTCGAAGCCCGCTGCGAGTCCCGGGCCTGCTCCGTGCTGCTTCACGCCAGCGAGTTCGGGTCCGAAACCGCCATAAGCAAAGCACGCGCCGAGCTGGCGGCAGCGGAACGCGACTCGGACTCGTGGACATACCGGTACCGGATCGAAGAACTGTGCCAGCTGCTGTTTGACACCATCGGCATGCAGCTCAGCATCCATCCGCCCTATCTCGCGAAGAATCCGGAACGCGGCGCCGTGCTCGACACGATTGACTGCCCGCTCAATAACCGGGTTTGGATGGAGGCGCAGTTCCGGGAAATCCTCGCGTTGAAGGACACGGCCGCGCAGACATGGCGGCTCACTTCGATTGCGAACTGGGAGCATCCCGTGAGAAACCGCGAACGGCCGCTTGCCGGAATATTCTACGATGACCTGGGTAACCCGTTTAACCAGCCCCATGTGTTGCGGGAAACCGCGTGGGAGGCCGACCCCGGCTACGTGAACTCGGTCCAGTGCGAGTATTCGTTCGCCACGGACAACATCTCGCTCAAGCCCAGCGCCTGCCGGCTGTCCTGGCTTGACCAGGGCCAGACCCTGTATGGCCAGCCGTTGCGCATGCGGTATGAGGGATTGGAGCCGGGGACGTCTTACGTGTTGCGGGTTACGTACGCGGGGCGTTTCCGGTCAACGATGCGGCTCGTAGCGGACGGCGTGCAGGAAATCCACGGCTGGCTGCCTCAACCCAAGGTCTTGGAGCCCATCGACTTCGATGTTCCCCCAGAGGCCGCAGCGGACGGCGTGCTCGAACTCGAGTGGCAACTCTCGAAAGAAAAGGAACGGTGGCTCTGGCACCGGCCTCCCAACCGCGGCTGCCAGGTCGCTGAGGTGTGGCTGCTGAAGAAGTGA
- a CDS encoding DeoR/GlpR family DNA-binding transcription regulator, giving the protein MSADTGKMNVRHDRIVEYVASRGETPAGELASRLGVSLATVRRDLALLERAGRLVRTHGGALLSKAGVVEFAFAERSERFSAEKRAIARKVASMVPPGATLALDSGTTTTEVAKALAGTKGLTVLTSSLAIASVLYARDDVDMVLLGGASRKGSPDLTGWLTEENLKRFHVDYAIVGADGVTRDGAYTRALDLARICQAVLAAGRTSILVVDHSKIGTPSFSRYATLKEFDCLVTDTGVPAAARRWLNRAGNQVLYVRP; this is encoded by the coding sequence ATGTCCGCCGACACAGGCAAGATGAACGTCCGCCACGACCGGATCGTGGAGTACGTCGCTTCCAGGGGAGAGACTCCTGCCGGGGAACTCGCTTCGCGTTTGGGAGTAAGCCTGGCAACGGTTCGCCGTGACCTTGCGCTGCTCGAACGGGCCGGCCGGCTGGTGCGCACCCACGGGGGCGCGCTGTTATCCAAGGCGGGTGTGGTCGAGTTCGCGTTTGCGGAACGAAGCGAACGATTCTCGGCGGAAAAGCGCGCAATTGCCCGGAAGGTGGCCTCCATGGTCCCGCCGGGCGCCACGCTGGCCCTCGACAGCGGCACCACCACGACGGAAGTGGCAAAGGCGCTCGCAGGCACCAAGGGACTGACCGTGCTGACCTCCTCCCTTGCCATTGCATCGGTACTGTACGCGCGCGATGACGTCGACATGGTCCTGCTCGGCGGCGCCTCGCGCAAGGGCAGTCCCGACCTTACCGGATGGCTGACGGAAGAGAATCTGAAACGGTTTCATGTCGACTACGCCATCGTGGGGGCGGACGGAGTCACACGGGACGGCGCCTATACGCGCGCGCTCGATCTTGCCCGGATTTGCCAGGCGGTGTTGGCGGCGGGTAGAACATCGATTCTCGTTGTGGACCACAGCAAGATCGGCACCCCGTCCTTTTCCCGGTATGCCACTCTGAAAGAGTTCGACTGTTTGGTTACGGATACGGGTGTGCCCGCGGCCGCGCGGCGCTGGCTGAACCGCGCAGGAAACCAGGTGCTCTATGTGCGGCCGTGA
- a CDS encoding NAD(P)-dependent oxidoreductase has product MARRLMVTGYGGFVAGSVVWQARGNWDVEALSLIEPPQERPGFRCRQLDLCDEAALDAIFEQVNPDAVIHTAALADIDYCEAHQEEAERVNVGVTRALARLCASRGTKLIFCSTDTVFDGTKGMYAEDDAPRAVNFYASTKIRAESLVRELVPNSVVARLSLVMGLPVLGSGNSFLAKMVSALEAHKPVTFPANEVRTPVDVITLGAAFLELARSDFAGVMHLAGNTRLNRYDMACQIAERLGYSRDLVRACDSNAMAGRAPRPNDASLDNTRARSLLETPMRTLMDGLNLVLEAKEAQSNE; this is encoded by the coding sequence ATGGCGCGAAGACTCATGGTTACGGGGTACGGGGGTTTTGTGGCGGGCAGCGTGGTCTGGCAGGCGCGCGGGAATTGGGACGTCGAGGCGCTTTCCCTTATCGAGCCGCCTCAGGAACGGCCCGGATTCCGGTGCCGGCAACTCGACCTCTGTGACGAAGCGGCGCTCGACGCCATTTTCGAACAAGTCAATCCGGACGCGGTCATCCACACCGCGGCTCTTGCGGACATCGATTATTGCGAGGCGCACCAAGAAGAGGCGGAACGCGTCAATGTGGGCGTGACGCGCGCGCTGGCACGCCTGTGCGCCAGCCGCGGGACTAAGTTGATTTTCTGCTCGACCGACACGGTTTTTGACGGAACAAAGGGGATGTACGCAGAGGACGACGCGCCCCGCGCGGTCAATTTCTACGCGAGCACCAAGATTCGCGCTGAGTCCCTTGTGCGTGAATTGGTTCCCAACAGCGTGGTCGCACGATTGTCCCTGGTGATGGGGCTGCCCGTGCTGGGTTCTGGAAACTCGTTCCTGGCCAAGATGGTGTCTGCGCTGGAAGCCCACAAGCCGGTGACGTTCCCCGCCAATGAGGTCCGGACCCCTGTGGATGTCATCACTCTTGGGGCGGCGTTTCTTGAGCTTGCGCGCAGCGATTTCGCGGGGGTCATGCATCTGGCGGGCAATACGCGATTGAACCGGTACGACATGGCGTGCCAAATCGCGGAACGGCTGGGCTATTCCCGGGACCTTGTGCGTGCATGCGATTCGAACGCCATGGCGGGCCGCGCCCCCAGGCCGAACGATGCATCCCTTGACAACACCAGGGCCCGAAGCCTGCTTGAAACTCCGATGAGGACCCTTATGGATGGATTGAACCTCGTACTCGAAGCGAAGGAGGCGCAGAGCAATGAGTAG
- a CDS encoding DegT/DnrJ/EryC1/StrS family aminotransferase: MSSPKIKHDLVIKFGSEYGPEEQAAVLEVLRQNAPTSGDACIRFEEAFAAYTRSKYARCVSNGTAALFMSMVGLGIKPGDRVITTPMTWIATAAAPATLGADVDFVDIDPSTYNLDPRQLEAAIRPETKAVIPVHLYGQCCDMDPILAIAQSHGLAVVEDACHAVGGEYKGRKAGSMGTTGCFSFHEQKNMSTLGEGGMIVTNDPELYERIALYRSHCTRVYGKSTKYCSLDETKFPQGKRFWWQDFDDTGYNFRMTDIQAAVGIEQLKKLDLLNQRRIDNAAYLTEALRDVPGVVLPVIAPGRTHVFHLYPVLLEPDTFGMTKEDFVHAMLYERGVKVGTHYIPLHWTTAFQKRGYRRGQFPNAERVGENLVTLPINPRQTPEALCYLVDSIKALFRG; this comes from the coding sequence ATGAGTAGTCCTAAGATTAAACACGACCTCGTGATCAAGTTCGGCAGCGAGTACGGTCCCGAGGAGCAGGCTGCCGTGCTCGAAGTGTTGCGCCAGAACGCCCCGACCAGCGGCGACGCATGTATCCGGTTCGAGGAAGCGTTTGCCGCGTACACCCGTAGCAAGTACGCGCGTTGCGTCAGCAACGGCACCGCCGCGCTGTTCATGTCCATGGTGGGGCTCGGCATCAAACCGGGCGACCGCGTGATCACAACGCCAATGACGTGGATCGCCACCGCTGCCGCGCCTGCCACTCTCGGCGCGGACGTGGACTTTGTGGATATCGACCCGAGCACCTACAACCTGGATCCCCGCCAGCTCGAAGCGGCCATCAGGCCGGAGACAAAAGCGGTTATCCCGGTCCACTTGTATGGACAATGCTGCGACATGGACCCTATTCTCGCCATCGCGCAATCGCACGGCCTGGCCGTGGTCGAAGACGCTTGCCACGCCGTAGGCGGCGAGTACAAAGGACGTAAGGCGGGTTCAATGGGAACAACCGGCTGTTTCAGTTTCCACGAGCAGAAGAACATGTCCACCCTGGGCGAGGGCGGGATGATCGTGACCAACGATCCGGAACTCTACGAGCGCATCGCCCTCTACCGGTCCCACTGCACGCGGGTATACGGCAAGAGCACGAAGTACTGCAGCCTCGATGAAACGAAGTTTCCCCAGGGCAAGCGTTTCTGGTGGCAGGATTTCGACGACACGGGGTACAACTTCCGGATGACCGACATTCAGGCGGCGGTCGGCATCGAGCAACTCAAGAAACTCGACTTGCTGAACCAGCGCCGAATCGACAACGCCGCGTATCTTACGGAAGCCCTTAGAGACGTTCCCGGCGTCGTGCTTCCCGTGATTGCGCCGGGGCGCACGCACGTGTTTCATTTGTACCCGGTGCTGCTCGAGCCCGACACTTTCGGCATGACCAAAGAAGACTTCGTCCATGCCATGCTTTACGAGCGGGGCGTAAAAGTGGGCACGCACTATATTCCGCTGCACTGGACGACGGCGTTTCAGAAGCGCGGGTACCGGCGGGGCCAGTTCCCGAATGCCGAGAGAGTGGGGGAGAACCTTGTCACGCTGCCCATCAACCCCCGCCAGACGCCTGAAGCCTTGTGCTACCTTGTGGACAGCATTAAAGCGTTGTTCCGCGGGTAA
- a CDS encoding sodium/solute symporter (Members of the Solute:Sodium Symporter (SSS), TC 2.A.21 as described in tcdb.org, catalyze solute:Na+ symport. Known solutes for members of the family include sugars, amino acids, nucleosides, inositols, vitamins, urea or anions, depending on the system.) → MRLGLLDAVILIVYLIIVAAIGFWVARRERATTREYFLAGFHVPWYAIGLSMVASSISTEQFIGEVGFAYSYGMAVANWEWLNFIALSVLIWIFTPFYIRGRIATMPEFLERRYGVAPRSIFAWLTVLSYAIVNLSLVLYGGGLALNYIFRTPIFWSAVLLAVLTGAYTIYGGLSSVVWTDVFQCVLLLIGGLVIFFVGLHKVGWDAICSTGDRAHLILPADHPKLPWTAMLALALSTNVWYFCTNQYINQRCLAAKDEWHAKMGMIFCGFLGILLGLSVSFPGLIAYAINPNLEDTNQAYPYLVTTLLPPAIQGLILAALVSAIMSTISSLVNSTATIFSLDIYQRLYRKNAPDKELIRVGRWCGAVTLLVGVVCVPLVGKWDQIFAYCQEVWVLLAGPTVAVFVVGVLWKRANNTAATITMALSFPLCAVPYVQKFYPFLPGPIENIFVLGLFVVLICVALMIVLSLVTAAPPAEKTLGMLWTPSMLRLPAATAATKPHWYQSVVLWWGLMVLTFTIIYAILW, encoded by the coding sequence ATGCGATTGGGATTGCTCGACGCTGTCATCTTGATTGTATACCTGATAATTGTTGCTGCAATCGGGTTCTGGGTGGCCCGGCGCGAGAGAGCAACGACGCGCGAGTATTTTCTGGCGGGGTTTCACGTTCCCTGGTATGCCATCGGGCTGTCAATGGTCGCCAGCAGCATCAGCACCGAGCAATTCATCGGGGAGGTCGGATTTGCCTACAGCTACGGCATGGCGGTAGCCAACTGGGAATGGCTCAACTTCATCGCATTGTCCGTGCTCATCTGGATATTCACGCCCTTCTACATCCGCGGGCGCATCGCGACAATGCCCGAGTTCCTCGAGCGCCGCTACGGCGTCGCGCCAAGAAGCATATTCGCATGGCTGACCGTGCTCAGCTATGCCATCGTCAACCTCTCCCTCGTCTTGTATGGGGGCGGCCTCGCCCTGAACTACATCTTTCGCACGCCCATCTTCTGGTCGGCCGTACTCCTCGCCGTATTGACCGGCGCGTACACCATCTATGGCGGCCTCTCGAGCGTTGTGTGGACCGACGTTTTTCAGTGCGTCTTGTTGCTGATCGGCGGACTCGTCATCTTCTTCGTGGGGCTGCACAAGGTCGGTTGGGACGCCATCTGCTCGACAGGCGACCGCGCCCACCTGATCCTTCCCGCCGATCACCCGAAACTTCCGTGGACCGCGATGCTTGCCCTCGCCCTCAGCACGAACGTCTGGTACTTCTGCACCAATCAATACATCAACCAGCGGTGCCTGGCGGCAAAAGACGAGTGGCACGCCAAGATGGGCATGATCTTCTGTGGTTTTCTGGGGATCTTGCTTGGATTGAGCGTGTCCTTCCCGGGCCTTATTGCATACGCCATCAATCCAAACCTGGAGGACACGAACCAGGCATATCCCTATCTTGTAACCACGCTGCTGCCCCCCGCGATTCAAGGCTTGATTCTGGCTGCTCTGGTCAGCGCGATCATGTCCACCATCTCTTCTCTGGTGAACTCGACCGCAACGATATTCTCGCTCGATATCTACCAGCGGCTGTACCGCAAGAACGCGCCGGACAAGGAGTTGATCAGGGTGGGGCGCTGGTGCGGAGCGGTCACGCTTCTTGTCGGCGTGGTTTGCGTGCCTCTTGTGGGCAAGTGGGACCAAATCTTCGCGTATTGTCAGGAGGTCTGGGTATTGCTTGCCGGGCCAACGGTGGCGGTCTTCGTGGTAGGCGTCCTGTGGAAACGGGCCAACAACACGGCCGCCACAATCACGATGGCGCTGTCATTTCCCCTGTGCGCCGTGCCGTATGTGCAGAAGTTCTACCCGTTTCTCCCGGGCCCCATTGAGAACATCTTCGTTTTGGGCCTGTTTGTTGTTCTGATCTGCGTGGCCCTGATGATCGTCCTCAGCCTGGTGACCGCTGCCCCGCCCGCTGAAAAGACGCTGGGCATGTTGTGGACGCCGTCCATGCTGCGCCTTCCCGCGGCCACGGCGGCCACAAAACCGCACTGGTACCAGAGCGTCGTGTTGTGGTGGGGCCTGATGGTGCTCACGTTTACCATCATCTATGCCATTCTCTGGTAG